From a single Nicotiana tomentosiformis chromosome 2, ASM39032v3, whole genome shotgun sequence genomic region:
- the LOC104114075 gene encoding phosphoinositide phospholipase C 4-like: MGSYRVCVCFTRKFRVTEAEPPSDVKEAFKKYAENGNQMNSEQLLKFLIEVQGETLLTVGDADAIVRQILQKRHPITKLTRQTLALEDFHHFLFSTDLNPPINYKVHHDMNAPLSHYFIFTGHNSYLTGNQLTSDCSDVPIIKALKKGVRVIELDIWPNSDKDDIHVLHGRTVTTPVELIRCLKSIKEHAFVASPYPLVITLEDHLTPDLQAKVAQMLTETFGEMLFVPESDSLKECPTPEELKHRIIISTKPPKEYLEASASTTASKERRNSSQRSNCSEDDVWGTEPSSLTADQEENEKSDSDNFEDEDDSNHRPQLASAYKRLIAIHAGKPKGGLKEALKVDPDKVRRLSLSEQALEKAAESHGTEIVRFTQRNILRVYPKGTRFNSSNYKPLIGWMHGAQMVAFNMQGYGRALWLMHGMFRSNGGCGYVKKPDFLLNVGPNNEVFDPKAKLPVKITLKVKVYMGDGWHLDFKQTHFDLYSPPDFYTRVGIAGVPADEIMKKTKTKEDKWTPVWDEEFTFPLTVPELALLRIEAHEYDMSEKDDFAGQTCIPISELKPGIHAVPLCDRKGEKFSSARLLMRFEFV, translated from the exons ATGGGGAGTTATAGAGTATGTGTGTGTTTTACAAGAAAATTCAGAGTAACAGAAGCAGAGCCACCATCAGATGTAAAAGAAGCATTCAAGAAATATGCTGAAAATGGGAACCAAATGAATTCAGAACAGTTACTGAAATTCTTGATTGAAGTACAAGGAGAGACCCTTTTGACTGTTGGTGATGCTGATGCCATTGTTCGTCAGATCCTTCAGAAAAGACACCCCATTACTAAGTTAACTCGTCAAACTCTTGCTCTTGAAGATTTTCATCATTTCCTCTTCAGTACTGACCTTAATCCACCAATTAATTATAAG GTTCACCATGATATGAATGCTCCACTCTCCCATTATTTTATATTCACGGGGCATAATTCTTACTTGACTGGGAATCAGCTGACGAGTGATTGCAGTGATGTCCCAATTATAAAGGCGCTGAAAAAAGGTGTAAGAGTGATAGAGCTTGATATATGGCCAAATTCTGACAAGGATGACATACACGTACTTCACGGAAG GACAGTGACAACCCCTGTGGAATTAATAAGATGTCTCAAGTCAATAAAAGAACATGCATTTGTGGCTTCTCCTTATCCTCTTGTAATTACACTGGAAGATCACCTAACGCCTGATCTTCAGGCTAAAGTGGCTCAG ATGCTCACTGAAACATTTGGAGAAATGCTCTTTGTTCCTGAATCAGATTCTCTAAAGGAATGCCCTACACCAGAAGAACTAAAGCATCGTATAATTATTTCAACCAAACCTCCTAAAGAGTACCTTGAGGCCAGCGCCAGTACTACTGCTAGTAAAGAGAGACGAAATAGCTCCCAGAGATCAAATTGTTCCGAGGATGATGTATGGGGCACTGAACCTTCAAGCTTGACAGCCGATCAAGAAGAAAATGAAAAG AGTGACAGTGATAATTTTGAAGATGAAGATGACTCCAATCACAGACCACAGTTAGCATCTGCTTATAAACGCCTGATCGCCATCCACGCCGGGAAGCCTAAAGGTGGATTAAAGGAGGCACTGAAAGTCGATCCTGATAAAGTAAGACGACTAAGTTTAAGTGAACAGGCTCTCGAAAAGGCTGCCGAATCTCATGGAACGGAAATTGTGAG GTTCACGCAAAGAAACATTTTAAGGGTGTACCCTAAAGGTACTAGGTTTAACTCCTCCAACTACAAGCCACTAATCGGTTGGATGCATGGAGCTCAGATGGTTGCATTTAATATGCAG GGATACGGTAGAGCACTATGGTTGATGCATGGGATGTTCAGGTCAAATGGAGGCTGTGGTTATGTTAAGAAGCCTGATTTCTTGCTAAATGTTGGTCCTAATAATGAAGTTTTTGATCCTAAGGCAAAGTTGCCAGTTAAGATAACCTTAAAG GTGAAAGTATATATGGGAGATGGATGGCATTTAGATTTCAAGCAAACACACTTTGACTTGTATTCGCCTCCGGACTTCTACACAAGG GTTGGGATAGCCGGAGTGCCTGCTGATGAGATAATGAAGAAAACAAAAACTAAAGAGGATAAATGGACGCCAGTTTGGGATGAAGAATTTACCTTCCCACTAACTGTGCCCGAATTAGCTTTGCTGCGAATTGAAGCACACGAGTATGACATGTCAGAAAAGGATGATTTTGCAGGCCAAACATGTATACCTATTTCAGAGTTGAAACCTGGGATTCATGCAGTTCCTCTTTGTGACCGAAAAGGTGAGAAATTTAGTTCCGCGAGGCTACTCATGCGCTTTGAGTTCGTATAA
- the LOC104114074 gene encoding omega-3 fatty acid desaturase, endoplasmic reticulum-like isoform X2 — MRDTLYCLALTSSFFHKMGSLGLNYEKGNEEMELEFDPSAPPPFKLSEIRAAIPKHCWVKNPWKSLSYVFRDFTIVSALVAIAIFLDSWKFWPLYWVAQGTMFWAIFVLGHDCGHGSFSDSAFLNSVVGHILHSSILVPYHGWRISHRTHHQNHGNVEADESWMPEKLYKELDFATKFFRFKIPFPLLAYPMYLISRSPGKKGSHFNPYSDLFQHHERKYVITSTLCWTVMVAFLYYLYTLIGSLQLFKLYGIPYMIFVMWLDFVTYLHHHGHEQNLPWYRGKEWSYLRGGLTTIDRDYGLFNNIQHDIGTHVIHHLFPQIPHYHLAEATKAAKPVLGKYYREPKKSGIIPFHLIGNLVTSMKQDHFVSDNGEIVYYQTDPQLLKLFGKKAE; from the exons ATGCGGGATACTTTGTACTGTCTTGCCCTTACAA GTTCTTTTTTTCACAAAATGGGGTCTCTTGGATTGAATTATGAAAAGGGAAATGAAGAAATGGAATTGGAATTTGATCCAAGTGCACCACCTCCATTTAAGTTATCTGAAATTCGAGCTGCTATTCCTAAGCATTGTTGGGTTAAAAATCCATGGAAATCACTAAGTTACGTTTTTAGAGATTTTACTATTGTTTCTGCATTGGTTGCCATAGCCATTTTTTTGGATAGTTGGAAATTTTGGCCACTTTATTGGGTTGCTCAGGGTACTATGTTTTGGGCAATCTTTGTTCTTGGACATGATTG TGGACATGGAAGCTTTTCAGATAGTGCATTTCTTAATAGTGTGGTTGGACACATTCTTCATTCTTCTATCCTTGTACCCTATCATGGATG GAGAATCAGCCATAGAACTCACCATCAAAACCATGGAAATGTTGAAGCTGATGAATCTTGG ATGCCAGAAAAACTATATAAAGAACTGGATTTTGCTACCAAATTTTTTAGATTCAAGATTCCTTTTCCCTTGTTAGCATACCCTATGTACTTG ATAAGCAGAAGTCCAGGGAAAAAAGGTTCTCATTTTAATCCATATAGTGATTTGTTTCAACATCACGAGAGAAAATATGTCATAACATCAACATTATGCTGGACTGTTATGGTGGCTTTCCTCTACTATCTTTATACTCTTATCGGCTCTCTTCAACTGTTTAAGCTTTATGGAATTCCTTATATG ATTTTTGTTATGTGGTTGGATTTTGTCACATATTTACACCACCATGGCCATGAGCAGAATTTACCTTGGTACCGTGGCAAG GAGTGGAGTTATCTAAGAGGAGGATTAACAACAATTGATAGAGATTATGGCTTGTTTAATAACATTCAACATGATATTGGCACCCATGTTATTCACCATCTTTTTCCTCAGATACCACATTATCACCTCGCCGAAGCG ACTAAAGCGGCAAAGCCGGTACTTGGGAAGTATTATAGGGAGCCAAAAAAATCAGGAATAATTCCATTTCATTTGATTGGAAATTTAGTGACAAGTATGAAGCAGGACCATTTTGTTAGTGACAATGGAGAAATTGTTTACTATCAGACTGATCCACAACTGCTCAAATTATTTGGGAAAAAGGCTGAGTAA
- the LOC104114074 gene encoding omega-3 fatty acid desaturase, endoplasmic reticulum-like isoform X1 — protein MRDTLYCLALTSSFFHKMGSLGLNYEKGNEEMELEFDPSAPPPFKLSEIRAAIPKHCWVKNPWKSLSYVFRDFTIVSALVAIAIFLDSWKFWPLYWVAQGTMFWAIFVLGHDCGHGSFSDSAFLNSVVGHILHSSILVPYHGWRISHRTHHQNHGNVEADESWVPMPEKLYKELDFATKFFRFKIPFPLLAYPMYLISRSPGKKGSHFNPYSDLFQHHERKYVITSTLCWTVMVAFLYYLYTLIGSLQLFKLYGIPYMIFVMWLDFVTYLHHHGHEQNLPWYRGKEWSYLRGGLTTIDRDYGLFNNIQHDIGTHVIHHLFPQIPHYHLAEATKAAKPVLGKYYREPKKSGIIPFHLIGNLVTSMKQDHFVSDNGEIVYYQTDPQLLKLFGKKAE, from the exons ATGCGGGATACTTTGTACTGTCTTGCCCTTACAA GTTCTTTTTTTCACAAAATGGGGTCTCTTGGATTGAATTATGAAAAGGGAAATGAAGAAATGGAATTGGAATTTGATCCAAGTGCACCACCTCCATTTAAGTTATCTGAAATTCGAGCTGCTATTCCTAAGCATTGTTGGGTTAAAAATCCATGGAAATCACTAAGTTACGTTTTTAGAGATTTTACTATTGTTTCTGCATTGGTTGCCATAGCCATTTTTTTGGATAGTTGGAAATTTTGGCCACTTTATTGGGTTGCTCAGGGTACTATGTTTTGGGCAATCTTTGTTCTTGGACATGATTG TGGACATGGAAGCTTTTCAGATAGTGCATTTCTTAATAGTGTGGTTGGACACATTCTTCATTCTTCTATCCTTGTACCCTATCATGGATG GAGAATCAGCCATAGAACTCACCATCAAAACCATGGAAATGTTGAAGCTGATGAATCTTGGGTGCCG ATGCCAGAAAAACTATATAAAGAACTGGATTTTGCTACCAAATTTTTTAGATTCAAGATTCCTTTTCCCTTGTTAGCATACCCTATGTACTTG ATAAGCAGAAGTCCAGGGAAAAAAGGTTCTCATTTTAATCCATATAGTGATTTGTTTCAACATCACGAGAGAAAATATGTCATAACATCAACATTATGCTGGACTGTTATGGTGGCTTTCCTCTACTATCTTTATACTCTTATCGGCTCTCTTCAACTGTTTAAGCTTTATGGAATTCCTTATATG ATTTTTGTTATGTGGTTGGATTTTGTCACATATTTACACCACCATGGCCATGAGCAGAATTTACCTTGGTACCGTGGCAAG GAGTGGAGTTATCTAAGAGGAGGATTAACAACAATTGATAGAGATTATGGCTTGTTTAATAACATTCAACATGATATTGGCACCCATGTTATTCACCATCTTTTTCCTCAGATACCACATTATCACCTCGCCGAAGCG ACTAAAGCGGCAAAGCCGGTACTTGGGAAGTATTATAGGGAGCCAAAAAAATCAGGAATAATTCCATTTCATTTGATTGGAAATTTAGTGACAAGTATGAAGCAGGACCATTTTGTTAGTGACAATGGAGAAATTGTTTACTATCAGACTGATCCACAACTGCTCAAATTATTTGGGAAAAAGGCTGAGTAA
- the LOC104114074 gene encoding omega-3 fatty acid desaturase, endoplasmic reticulum-like isoform X3, with protein MLECGILCSFFHKMGSLGLNYEKGNEEMELEFDPSAPPPFKLSEIRAAIPKHCWVKNPWKSLSYVFRDFTIVSALVAIAIFLDSWKFWPLYWVAQGTMFWAIFVLGHDCGHGSFSDSAFLNSVVGHILHSSILVPYHGWRISHRTHHQNHGNVEADESWVPMPEKLYKELDFATKFFRFKIPFPLLAYPMYLISRSPGKKGSHFNPYSDLFQHHERKYVITSTLCWTVMVAFLYYLYTLIGSLQLFKLYGIPYMIFVMWLDFVTYLHHHGHEQNLPWYRGKEWSYLRGGLTTIDRDYGLFNNIQHDIGTHVIHHLFPQIPHYHLAEATKAAKPVLGKYYREPKKSGIIPFHLIGNLVTSMKQDHFVSDNGEIVYYQTDPQLLKLFGKKAE; from the exons ATGCTTGAATGCGGGATACTTT GTTCTTTTTTTCACAAAATGGGGTCTCTTGGATTGAATTATGAAAAGGGAAATGAAGAAATGGAATTGGAATTTGATCCAAGTGCACCACCTCCATTTAAGTTATCTGAAATTCGAGCTGCTATTCCTAAGCATTGTTGGGTTAAAAATCCATGGAAATCACTAAGTTACGTTTTTAGAGATTTTACTATTGTTTCTGCATTGGTTGCCATAGCCATTTTTTTGGATAGTTGGAAATTTTGGCCACTTTATTGGGTTGCTCAGGGTACTATGTTTTGGGCAATCTTTGTTCTTGGACATGATTG TGGACATGGAAGCTTTTCAGATAGTGCATTTCTTAATAGTGTGGTTGGACACATTCTTCATTCTTCTATCCTTGTACCCTATCATGGATG GAGAATCAGCCATAGAACTCACCATCAAAACCATGGAAATGTTGAAGCTGATGAATCTTGGGTGCCG ATGCCAGAAAAACTATATAAAGAACTGGATTTTGCTACCAAATTTTTTAGATTCAAGATTCCTTTTCCCTTGTTAGCATACCCTATGTACTTG ATAAGCAGAAGTCCAGGGAAAAAAGGTTCTCATTTTAATCCATATAGTGATTTGTTTCAACATCACGAGAGAAAATATGTCATAACATCAACATTATGCTGGACTGTTATGGTGGCTTTCCTCTACTATCTTTATACTCTTATCGGCTCTCTTCAACTGTTTAAGCTTTATGGAATTCCTTATATG ATTTTTGTTATGTGGTTGGATTTTGTCACATATTTACACCACCATGGCCATGAGCAGAATTTACCTTGGTACCGTGGCAAG GAGTGGAGTTATCTAAGAGGAGGATTAACAACAATTGATAGAGATTATGGCTTGTTTAATAACATTCAACATGATATTGGCACCCATGTTATTCACCATCTTTTTCCTCAGATACCACATTATCACCTCGCCGAAGCG ACTAAAGCGGCAAAGCCGGTACTTGGGAAGTATTATAGGGAGCCAAAAAAATCAGGAATAATTCCATTTCATTTGATTGGAAATTTAGTGACAAGTATGAAGCAGGACCATTTTGTTAGTGACAATGGAGAAATTGTTTACTATCAGACTGATCCACAACTGCTCAAATTATTTGGGAAAAAGGCTGAGTAA
- the LOC104114074 gene encoding omega-3 fatty acid desaturase, endoplasmic reticulum-like isoform X4: MGSLGLNYEKGNEEMELEFDPSAPPPFKLSEIRAAIPKHCWVKNPWKSLSYVFRDFTIVSALVAIAIFLDSWKFWPLYWVAQGTMFWAIFVLGHDCGHGSFSDSAFLNSVVGHILHSSILVPYHGWRISHRTHHQNHGNVEADESWVPMPEKLYKELDFATKFFRFKIPFPLLAYPMYLISRSPGKKGSHFNPYSDLFQHHERKYVITSTLCWTVMVAFLYYLYTLIGSLQLFKLYGIPYMIFVMWLDFVTYLHHHGHEQNLPWYRGKEWSYLRGGLTTIDRDYGLFNNIQHDIGTHVIHHLFPQIPHYHLAEATKAAKPVLGKYYREPKKSGIIPFHLIGNLVTSMKQDHFVSDNGEIVYYQTDPQLLKLFGKKAE; encoded by the exons ATGGGGTCTCTTGGATTGAATTATGAAAAGGGAAATGAAGAAATGGAATTGGAATTTGATCCAAGTGCACCACCTCCATTTAAGTTATCTGAAATTCGAGCTGCTATTCCTAAGCATTGTTGGGTTAAAAATCCATGGAAATCACTAAGTTACGTTTTTAGAGATTTTACTATTGTTTCTGCATTGGTTGCCATAGCCATTTTTTTGGATAGTTGGAAATTTTGGCCACTTTATTGGGTTGCTCAGGGTACTATGTTTTGGGCAATCTTTGTTCTTGGACATGATTG TGGACATGGAAGCTTTTCAGATAGTGCATTTCTTAATAGTGTGGTTGGACACATTCTTCATTCTTCTATCCTTGTACCCTATCATGGATG GAGAATCAGCCATAGAACTCACCATCAAAACCATGGAAATGTTGAAGCTGATGAATCTTGGGTGCCG ATGCCAGAAAAACTATATAAAGAACTGGATTTTGCTACCAAATTTTTTAGATTCAAGATTCCTTTTCCCTTGTTAGCATACCCTATGTACTTG ATAAGCAGAAGTCCAGGGAAAAAAGGTTCTCATTTTAATCCATATAGTGATTTGTTTCAACATCACGAGAGAAAATATGTCATAACATCAACATTATGCTGGACTGTTATGGTGGCTTTCCTCTACTATCTTTATACTCTTATCGGCTCTCTTCAACTGTTTAAGCTTTATGGAATTCCTTATATG ATTTTTGTTATGTGGTTGGATTTTGTCACATATTTACACCACCATGGCCATGAGCAGAATTTACCTTGGTACCGTGGCAAG GAGTGGAGTTATCTAAGAGGAGGATTAACAACAATTGATAGAGATTATGGCTTGTTTAATAACATTCAACATGATATTGGCACCCATGTTATTCACCATCTTTTTCCTCAGATACCACATTATCACCTCGCCGAAGCG ACTAAAGCGGCAAAGCCGGTACTTGGGAAGTATTATAGGGAGCCAAAAAAATCAGGAATAATTCCATTTCATTTGATTGGAAATTTAGTGACAAGTATGAAGCAGGACCATTTTGTTAGTGACAATGGAGAAATTGTTTACTATCAGACTGATCCACAACTGCTCAAATTATTTGGGAAAAAGGCTGAGTAA